Proteins from one Holophagales bacterium genomic window:
- a CDS encoding DUF4390 domain-containing protein, with the protein MRARPVLILAAALTAAALAAAVAPAFDEGLRIPQVETSLVGRDVRVTAQLSPGLPPDALKRLASGLPTTVAWEMRLFVSRNKWWDGLRDERQYSITATYRPMSGDTTVERRLDGRLLETVVLPGREEAERVLATLPGLPAFTMGPQLVGKPLVVRVRCLHGTELTLGFVPTRAMTDWRRSPVFFWKGNGEAR; encoded by the coding sequence GTGCGCGCCCGCCCGGTCCTGATACTCGCTGCCGCACTGACCGCGGCCGCCCTCGCGGCCGCGGTCGCGCCGGCCTTTGACGAAGGGCTGCGGATTCCCCAGGTCGAGACGTCCCTGGTCGGGCGGGACGTCCGGGTGACGGCGCAGCTCTCCCCCGGCCTGCCGCCCGACGCCCTCAAGCGGCTCGCCTCGGGCCTCCCCACGACCGTCGCGTGGGAGATGCGGCTGTTCGTCTCGCGCAACAAGTGGTGGGACGGGCTGCGGGACGAGCGGCAGTACTCCATCACCGCGACCTACCGGCCCATGAGCGGCGACACCACGGTCGAACGCCGCCTCGACGGGCGGCTCCTCGAGACGGTCGTCCTGCCGGGCCGGGAGGAAGCCGAGCGGGTGCTCGCGACGCTCCCCGGGCTTCCGGCGTTCACGATGGGCCCGCAGCTCGTCGGCAAGCCCCTCGTCGTGAGGGTCCGCTGCCTCCACGGGACCGAGCTGACGCTCGGCTTCGTCCCGACGCGCGCCATGACCGACTGGCGCAGGTCGCCCGTCTTCTTCTGGAAGGGCAACGGGGAAGCTCGATGA